The proteins below are encoded in one region of Segatella copri:
- a CDS encoding SufE family protein, with amino-acid sequence MATINELQDEVVEEFQDFTDWMDKYQMLIDLGNELAPLDEKYKNEQNLIDGCQSRVWLQCDYVDGKLVFTADSDALIVKGIIALLIRVLSGHTPTEIMDADLYFVEKIGLKDHLSPTRSNGLLAMIKQIRMYALAYKTKEAEA; translated from the coding sequence ATGGCAACAATTAATGAATTGCAGGATGAAGTAGTAGAGGAGTTCCAGGATTTTACCGACTGGATGGATAAGTATCAGATGCTCATTGACTTGGGCAACGAGTTGGCTCCTCTCGATGAGAAATACAAGAACGAGCAGAACCTTATCGACGGCTGTCAGAGCCGCGTATGGTTGCAATGCGATTATGTAGATGGCAAGCTCGTATTCACTGCCGATAGCGATGCGCTCATCGTAAAGGGTATCATCGCCCTCCTCATCCGTGTGTTGAGCGGTCATACCCCAACCGAGATTATGGATGCCGACCTCTATTTCGTAGAGAAAATTGGTCTGAAAGACCATTTGAGTCCAACCCGCAGCAATGGTCTTCTGGCGATGATCAAGCAGATTCGCATGTACGCCCTTGCCTACAAGACCAAAGAGGCAGAGGCTTAA
- a CDS encoding RNA methyltransferase yields MRKLRTIEMNRLTLEEFKEAEKLPLIVVLDDVRSLYNVGSVFRSCDAFRVEAVYLCGITATPPNAEIHKTALGGEDSVDWEYFKTTEEAVEKLKQKGYFVYSIEQVEGSTKLQNLPEAHDKLFNQEIESVKQENSSLFTLHSSLPKGYAVIFGNEVKGVKQNIVDMSDGCLEIPQFGTKHSLNVSVTAGIVVWEFAKLLKL; encoded by the coding sequence ATGCGCAAATTAAGAACGATAGAGATGAACCGCCTCACCCTGGAGGAATTCAAGGAAGCCGAGAAACTGCCCCTGATAGTGGTCCTGGATGATGTGCGTTCATTATATAATGTAGGAAGTGTTTTCCGTTCCTGCGATGCCTTCCGTGTAGAGGCGGTGTATCTCTGCGGAATCACCGCCACCCCTCCCAATGCCGAGATTCATAAAACGGCATTGGGTGGCGAAGACAGCGTGGATTGGGAATACTTCAAGACTACCGAAGAGGCGGTAGAGAAGTTGAAGCAGAAAGGCTACTTTGTATATAGCATCGAGCAGGTAGAAGGCTCAACCAAGCTCCAGAACCTGCCTGAGGCTCATGACAAGCTTTTCAATCAGGAAATCGAATCTGTAAAGCAAGAGAATTCTTCACTCTTCACTCTTCACTCTTCACTTCCCAAAGGCTACGCCGTCATCTTCGGTAATGAGGTGAAGGGAGTCAAGCAAAACATCGTGGATATGAGCGATGGCTGTCTGGAGATTCCTCAGTTCGGCACCAAGCATTCCCTGAATGTCAGTGTAACCGCCGGTATTGTAGTCTGGGAATTTGCCAAACTCCTGAAACTATAA
- a CDS encoding acetyl-CoA hydrolase/transferase C-terminal domain-containing protein: protein MAYTRLSAAEAAAMINDQDTIGLSGFTPNGVPKATFRELSKRAVAEHEAGRPFQVGILTGASTSQSIEGDMAAAHAIKFRAPFSTNKDFRTHTNLGEIDYEDMHLGHMAERLRRGFYGEIDLAIIEVSDLEEGETTCKAFLTSAGGIVPTIVRLAKKVLIEKNTFHSPASRYLHDVYEIAECPFRTPIPILNVGDRIGKEYVEIDARKIVGVVECNIPEEARAFKPLDPVTEQMGHNVADFLVSDLKKGHIPPQFLPLQSGVGVTSNAVLEALGQNPNVPVFSVYTEVVQDAVVKYMREGRIKDASCSSLTVTNDTLKEVYDDIDYFKKHLTIRQSEISNSPEVIRRLGVIAMNTAIECDIYGNENSSHICGSKLMNGIGGSCDYERNGYISIFTTQSTTKNGCISAIVPMCSHVDSTEHDVDVIVTEQGVADLRGKGPLRRAKEIIENCAHPDYRPILREYLKFAEKGHEPQSMRAALAMHDTFLKKGDMRLTDFGEYLK, encoded by the coding sequence ATGGCATATACAAGATTGAGTGCTGCCGAAGCGGCAGCGATGATTAACGATCAAGATACAATCGGATTGAGTGGTTTCACACCAAACGGCGTGCCTAAGGCAACCTTCCGCGAACTCTCCAAGAGAGCCGTGGCTGAGCACGAGGCGGGCAGACCTTTCCAGGTGGGCATCCTCACGGGTGCTTCTACCTCGCAAAGTATCGAAGGTGACATGGCAGCAGCCCATGCCATCAAGTTCCGTGCGCCATTTTCTACCAACAAGGACTTTAGAACTCATACAAACCTGGGCGAGATTGATTATGAGGATATGCACCTCGGCCACATGGCTGAGCGCCTGCGCCGTGGTTTCTATGGCGAAATAGACCTTGCCATCATCGAAGTTTCTGATTTGGAAGAAGGCGAAACTACCTGCAAGGCATTCCTTACCTCTGCCGGCGGCATCGTTCCTACCATCGTTAGATTGGCAAAGAAGGTGCTCATCGAGAAGAATACCTTCCACAGTCCAGCTTCCCGTTATCTTCACGATGTATATGAGATAGCAGAATGCCCATTCCGCACACCTATCCCAATCTTGAATGTGGGCGATAGAATAGGTAAAGAGTATGTGGAGATTGATGCCCGCAAGATTGTGGGTGTGGTAGAATGCAACATTCCGGAGGAGGCGCGTGCCTTCAAACCGCTCGACCCTGTGACCGAACAGATGGGACATAATGTGGCTGATTTTCTGGTCAGTGACCTGAAGAAGGGACATATTCCTCCTCAGTTCCTGCCTTTGCAGAGCGGAGTGGGCGTAACTTCCAATGCTGTATTGGAGGCATTGGGACAGAACCCTAACGTGCCGGTATTCAGCGTTTATACCGAGGTGGTTCAGGATGCCGTGGTAAAATACATGCGCGAGGGAAGAATCAAGGATGCTTCCTGCTCTTCGCTCACCGTAACAAACGATACATTGAAAGAGGTGTATGATGATATTGATTACTTCAAGAAGCATCTCACCATCCGCCAGAGCGAGATTTCAAACTCTCCTGAGGTCATCCGCCGTCTGGGTGTCATCGCCATGAACACCGCCATCGAGTGCGATATCTACGGCAATGAGAACTCCAGCCATATCTGCGGCAGCAAGCTGATGAATGGTATTGGCGGTTCCTGCGATTACGAGCGCAATGGTTACATCTCTATCTTCACCACGCAGAGTACCACCAAGAACGGTTGCATCTCTGCCATTGTTCCGATGTGCAGTCACGTAGACAGTACCGAGCACGATGTGGATGTCATCGTTACCGAACAGGGAGTTGCCGATCTCCGTGGCAAAGGCCCATTGCGCCGTGCCAAAGAGATTATCGAAAACTGTGCCCATCCGGATTACCGCCCTATACTCCGCGAATACTTGAAGTTTGCCGAGAAGGGCCACGAGCCACAGAGCATGCGTGCTGCCCTCGCCATGCACGATACCTTCCTGAAGAAGGGTGACATGAGATTGACTGATTTCGGAGAATATCTGAAATAA
- the cysS gene encoding cysteine--tRNA ligase, whose protein sequence is MEQKLLIYNTLTRTKERFTPLHAPNVGMYVCGPTVYGDPHLGHARPAITFDILFRYLKHLGYKVRYVRNITDVGHLEHDADEGDDKIEKKARLEQLEPMEIAQYYTNRYHDAMEALNVLPPSIEPHATGHIIEQEKLVQEILDNGYAYESNGSIYFDIEKYNKDHKYGILSGRNLENVINESRELAGIGEKKNQADFALWKKASPEHIMRWPSPWSDGFPGWHCECTAMGRKYLGSHFDIHGGGMDLIFPHHECEIAQAVASQGDQMVHYWMHNNMITINGQKMGKSLGNFITLEQFFTGNHDSLEQAYSPMTIRFFILSAHYRSTVDFSNDALKASQKGLERLMNGLNDLERVPVAKQSDEQVKKFVSELRQRCYDAMNDDFQTQLVISYLFEACHVINTALDHKANISAEDLKELSDTMHLFTFDLLGLKSEKGANNDAREEAYGKVVDMVLNLRAKAKADKDWATSDQIRDALAEAGFEVKDTKDGVTWKLNK, encoded by the coding sequence ATGGAACAGAAATTATTGATCTATAACACTCTCACACGTACGAAAGAGAGATTCACTCCGCTCCACGCTCCTAACGTGGGCATGTATGTTTGTGGCCCTACCGTGTATGGCGATCCGCATCTCGGTCATGCACGACCAGCCATCACATTCGATATACTCTTCCGTTATCTCAAGCACCTGGGCTATAAGGTTCGCTACGTTAGAAACATTACCGACGTTGGCCACCTGGAGCACGATGCAGATGAAGGCGATGACAAGATTGAGAAGAAGGCTCGCCTGGAGCAGTTGGAGCCAATGGAAATTGCGCAGTACTACACCAACCGCTACCACGATGCCATGGAGGCGCTGAACGTGCTCCCTCCTAGCATTGAGCCTCATGCCACAGGCCATATCATTGAACAGGAGAAACTGGTTCAGGAAATCCTAGACAATGGTTATGCCTACGAGAGTAACGGCTCTATCTACTTCGACATCGAGAAGTATAACAAGGATCATAAGTACGGTATCCTCTCCGGACGTAACCTGGAGAACGTAATCAACGAGAGCCGCGAGCTGGCTGGTATCGGCGAGAAGAAGAACCAGGCTGACTTCGCTCTCTGGAAGAAGGCTTCACCTGAGCATATCATGCGCTGGCCTAGTCCTTGGAGCGATGGATTCCCAGGCTGGCACTGCGAGTGTACTGCGATGGGACGTAAGTACTTGGGCAGCCACTTCGATATTCACGGTGGCGGCATGGATTTGATTTTCCCTCACCACGAGTGCGAGATTGCTCAGGCTGTGGCTTCTCAGGGCGACCAGATGGTTCATTACTGGATGCACAACAATATGATTACCATCAATGGTCAGAAGATGGGTAAGAGCTTGGGTAACTTCATTACCCTGGAGCAGTTCTTCACTGGCAATCACGACAGTCTGGAGCAGGCTTATTCGCCAATGACCATCCGTTTCTTCATCCTCTCTGCTCACTATCGCAGCACCGTAGACTTCTCTAACGATGCCTTGAAGGCCAGCCAGAAGGGATTGGAGCGCCTGATGAATGGTTTGAACGACCTGGAGCGTGTGCCTGTGGCTAAGCAGAGCGATGAGCAGGTGAAGAAGTTTGTAAGCGAGTTGCGCCAGCGCTGCTACGATGCGATGAACGATGACTTCCAGACTCAGCTCGTTATCAGCTATCTCTTCGAGGCTTGCCACGTAATCAACACAGCCCTCGACCACAAGGCAAACATCTCTGCTGAAGACCTGAAGGAGCTTTCAGACACCATGCATCTCTTCACCTTCGACCTGCTCGGTCTGAAGAGTGAGAAGGGAGCCAACAATGATGCTCGTGAAGAGGCTTATGGCAAGGTAGTGGATATGGTTCTCAACCTGCGTGCCAAGGCTAAGGCTGATAAGGACTGGGCTACCAGCGACCAGATTCGCGATGCCCTGGCTGAAGCCGGTTTCGAGGTAAAGGACACCAAAGATGGTGTTACCTGGAAACTGAACAAATAA